A part of Miscanthus floridulus cultivar M001 chromosome 6, ASM1932011v1, whole genome shotgun sequence genomic DNA contains:
- the LOC136457316 gene encoding uncharacterized protein has protein sequence MPATQAATPRWAPHSYIRPPTGRRLRGTRPLSLRRRGCSVDLRRPCATRRLRPRLRPLSPPPSLRPPPAAAHLRPPSAARLARAAPQLRRRVGNRQQRAPDSGYLACGLPRRGPGAAPSRRCPATAPARFRPSRSRRFALASPASSLAQHLARAYSSLGRQLWSANVPCRPPHQQRMTHQASDYFSAHGQTSRSQFQPRFSKPNREALRRRSMMLPSDVRASANATSPHASPPLGPSIASTTSRKRRADNILRSDALHSATVSTDHRVVSVSSSSRSTRRWSSLAQTNATTNPALQCFGRHKRSRSAYAGMATWLAYPI, from the exons ATGCCTGCCACGCAGGCCGCCACGCCCAGGTGGGCCCCGCACTCATACATCCGGCCT ccaaccgggCGACGCTTGCGAGGAACTCGGCCGCTCTCCTTGCGGCGGCGCGGCTGCAGCGTCGACCTCCGCCGCCCCTGCGCCACCCGCCGTTTGCGGCCCCGCCTGCGGCCTCTGTCGCCTCCGCCGTCACTGCGCCCTCCACCGGCTGCGGCCCACTTGCGACCTCCGTCCGCCGCACGGCTCGCCCGCGCCGCCCCGCAACTGCGCCGCCGCGTGGGGAACCGGCAACAGCGCGCTCCCGACTCCGGCTATCTCGCTTGCGGGTTACCGCGGCGCGGCCCCGGAGCGGCGCCGTCGAGGCGTTGCCCTGCAACGGCGCCGGCCCGCTTCCGGCCGTCTCGCTCCCGCCGCTTCGCACTCGCGTCTCCGGCCTCCTCCCTTGCACAGCACCTCGCCCGTGCCTACAGCTCTCTTGGACGGCAGCTCTGGAGCGCCAACGTCCCCTGCCGCCCTCCGCACCAG CAAAGGATGACACATCAGGCATCGGACTATTTCTCGGCCCATGGGCAAACATCGCGATCACAG tttcagccaagattcagcaagccgaatcgTGAGGCACTGAGGCGTCGGTCTATGATGCTTCCTAGCGATGTACGAGCCTCCGCTAATGCCACCTCTCCTCATG CGTCCCCACCACTTGGGCCTTCTATTGCTTCTACAACGAGTCGCAAACGTAGAGCAGACAACATCCTCCGCAGTGATG CTCTCCATTCAGCAACTGTCAGTACAGACCACCGTGTTGTTTCGGTGTCTTCCTCTTCAAGATCTACCCGTCGTTGGAGTTCACTTGCTCAAACGAATGCCACCACGAATCCTGCTCTTCAATGCTTTGGTCGACACAAAC GTTCTAGATCTGCTTATGCTGGAATGGCGACCTGGCTGGCTTACCCCATTTAA
- the LOC136460026 gene encoding uncharacterized protein, translating to MAGSRRRRQLQRQRERQLAPTAAAAAAPATAGQFQVQHLPSDLLSEIHHRLAFLTRLAFASVCAASGHRLKPETPWLILPAENEVLSLADRESATVRTSDVAMRGHVAIGSAGGWLVTADDRGALRMTNPATGAHADLPAITTVPFIHPVSGGHWFCLHVEPFLQVRFGGQPPPPTTERRDDFSRGRTYTVTAAQMRQVFYRKVILSESPRPNSYAAMLIMDRCTGAPAFATAEDPSWRMARSPDAVEDAIHHDGRFLSITYTGRVEAWQRDAVTGEFTSGEVAPRLAYEDKHLRRKYLAASTDGRLMAVLKHAKEEHNDDRYSRGKRTRVFFKVQILDRVKGRWEEAADIGDTALFVGVNGSLCLSTRDHQGIRPGCVYFTDDEVGAACLKKANCQERSYSYGQADDPELRDVGLYNLKAGRVETIRSLGEHQLWPPPAWFTPSFL from the coding sequence ATGGCCGGTTCGCGACGCCGCCGCCAACTCCAGCGGCAGAGGGAGAGGCAGCTGGCCCCCACCGCAGCCGCCGCAGCTGCCCCTGCCACAGCTGGCCAGTTCCAGGTCCAACACCTCCCGTCCGATCTGCTGTCCGAGATCCACCACCGCCTCGCCTTCCTCACGCGCCTCGCCTTCGCCTCCGTCTGCGCCGCGTCGGGGCACCGCTTGAAGCCGGAGACGCCGTGGCTCATCCTCCCCGCGGAGAACGAGGTCCTGTCCCTGGCCGACAGGGAGTCCGCCACCGTGCGCACCTCGGACGTCGCTATGCGCGGCCACGTCGCCATCGGCTCCGCGGGCGGGTGGCTCGTGACGGCCGACGACCGGGGCGCCCTGCGCATGACCAACCCGGCCACGGGCGCGCACGCCGACCTGCCGGCCATCACCACCGTCCCGTTCATCCACCCGGTCTCCGGCGGCCACTGGTTCTGCCTCCACGTGGAACCCTTCCTGCAGGTCCGCTTCGGAGGCCAACCCCCACCCCCGACGACGGAACGCAGAGACGACTTTTCGAGGGGGAGGACGTACACGGTCACGGCCGCCCAGATGCGACAGGTGTTCTACCGCAAGGTCATCCTCTCGGAATCGCCGCGCCCGAACAGCTACGCCGCCATGCTCATCATGGACCGGTGCACCGGCGCCCCGGCCTTCGCGACGGCGGAGGACCCCTCGTGGAGGATGGCGCGCTCCCCCGACGCCGTCGAGGACGCCATACACCACGACGGCCGCTTCCTGTCCATCACCTACACCGGCCGCGTCGAGGCGTGGCAGCGCGACGCCGTGACCGGCGAGTTCACCAGCGGTGAGGTCGCGCCGAGGCTGGCTTACGAGGACAAGCACCTGCGCCGGAAGTACCTCGCGGCGTCGACGGACGGGCGGCTGATGGCCGTGCTCAAGCACGCTAAGGAGGAACATAATGACGATCGCTACTCCAGGGGCAAGCGCACTCGCGTTTTCTTCAAGGTCCAGATACTGGACCGCGTCAAGGGCCGGTGGGAGGAGGCGGCGGACATCGGCGACACCGCGCTCTTCGTCGGCGTCAACGGGTCGCTGTGCCTGTCGACGAGGGATCACCAGGGCATCAGGCCTGGCTGCGTCTACTTCACCGACGACGAGGTCGGGGCTGCCTGCCTGAAGAAAGCCAACTGCCAGGAGAGATCCTATTCCTACGGCCAAGCCGACGACCCCGAGCTCAGAGACGTTGGCCTCTATAACCTAAAGGCCGGCAGGGTAGAGACTATACGCTCGCTCGGCGAGCATCAGCTATGGCCGCCGCCGGCGTGGTTCACGCCTTCCTTCCTGTGA